Proteins encoded together in one Microbacterium sp. zg-Y625 window:
- a CDS encoding non-heme iron oxygenase ferredoxin subunit produces MTATRVCALSELEQDTARRVEVDGVPIALVLDSNGEVHAIGDTCTHGDISLSEGFVEGETLECWAHGSAFSLLTGRPLNLPAYEPVPVYVVQIDGDDVLIDPNLKKEV; encoded by the coding sequence ATGACCGCCACCCGCGTCTGCGCGCTGAGCGAGCTCGAGCAGGACACCGCCCGCCGGGTCGAGGTCGACGGCGTGCCGATCGCCCTCGTTCTGGACTCCAACGGTGAGGTGCACGCCATCGGCGACACCTGCACGCACGGCGACATCTCGCTGTCCGAGGGATTCGTCGAGGGGGAGACCCTGGAGTGCTGGGCCCACGGCTCGGCGTTCTCGCTGCTCACCGGCCGTCCCCTGAACCTCCCCGCTTACGAGCCCGTCCCCGTCTATGTCGTCCAGATCGACGGCGACGACGTGCTCATCGACCCGAACCTGAAGAAGGAAGTCTGA
- the sufC gene encoding Fe-S cluster assembly ATPase SufC, producing the protein MSVLEIRDLHVTVETDEGTTPILNGVTLTIRTGETHAIMGPNGSGKSTLAYTIAGHPKYTVTGGSITFDGEDVLAMSVDERARAGLFLAMQYPVEIPGVTVTNFLRTAKTAIEGEAPALRTWTKDVKESMKNLRMDPKFAQRNVNEGFSGGEKKRHEILQLELLKPKIAVLDETDSGLDVDALKIVSEGVNRAKENTGLGVLLITHYTRILRYIRPDFVHVMVAGRIAEEGGPELADRLESEGYDRYLEPVADAGA; encoded by the coding sequence ATGTCTGTCCTCGAGATCCGCGACCTGCACGTGACGGTCGAGACCGATGAGGGAACGACCCCCATCCTCAACGGCGTGACGCTGACCATCCGCACGGGTGAGACCCACGCCATCATGGGCCCCAACGGCTCGGGCAAGTCGACGCTCGCCTACACGATCGCCGGCCACCCGAAGTACACCGTCACCGGCGGCTCCATCACCTTCGACGGCGAGGACGTGCTCGCGATGTCCGTGGACGAGCGCGCACGCGCCGGCCTGTTCCTCGCGATGCAGTACCCGGTCGAGATCCCTGGCGTCACCGTGACGAACTTCCTGCGCACGGCCAAGACCGCCATCGAGGGTGAGGCACCGGCTCTGCGCACCTGGACCAAGGACGTCAAGGAGTCCATGAAGAACCTGCGGATGGACCCCAAGTTCGCGCAGCGCAACGTCAACGAGGGCTTCTCCGGTGGCGAGAAGAAGCGACACGAGATCCTGCAGCTCGAGCTGCTGAAGCCGAAGATCGCGGTGCTCGACGAGACCGACTCCGGCCTCGACGTCGACGCGCTGAAGATCGTCTCCGAGGGCGTGAACCGCGCCAAGGAGAACACGGGCCTCGGCGTGCTGCTCATCACCCACTACACGCGGATCCTCCGCTACATCCGTCCCGACTTCGTGCACGTCATGGTCGCGGGACGCATCGCCGAGGAGGGCGGCCCCGAGCTGGCCGACCGTCTTGAGAGCGAGGGCTACGACCGCTACCTCGAGCCCGTCGCCGACGCGGGCGCGTAG
- a CDS encoding metal-sulfur cluster assembly factor — MTATLTTDKYEEVIEALKDVMDPELGINVVDLGLIYDLAWDDENDALVIHMTLTSAGCPLTDVLEEQTAQALDQVVERFRINWVWMPPWGPERITDDGRDMMRALGFAI, encoded by the coding sequence ATGACCGCGACGCTCACCACCGACAAGTACGAAGAGGTCATCGAGGCCCTCAAGGACGTCATGGACCCCGAGCTCGGGATCAACGTCGTCGACCTCGGCCTCATCTACGACCTCGCGTGGGACGACGAGAACGACGCTCTCGTGATCCACATGACGCTCACCTCGGCCGGCTGCCCGCTCACCGACGTGCTGGAAGAGCAGACCGCACAGGCTCTGGACCAGGTCGTCGAGCGGTTCCGCATCAACTGGGTGTGGATGCCGCCGTGGGGCCCCGAGCGCATCACCGATGACGGGCGCGACATGATGCGCGCCCTCGGCTTCGCCATCTGA